The Malus domestica chromosome 10, GDT2T_hap1 genome contains a region encoding:
- the LOC103445393 gene encoding trihelix transcription factor ENAP2 — MSTPPPPSPPASPTASVSASLTPSAKKPQPLPWTHEETVQLIRAYQEKWYALRRGQLKSSQWEEVAVTVAARCGYEYGEPSKSSTQCRHKMEKLRQRHRGVKKRLGQRTKSGWPFFELMEQMERGPMPISAMPMGEMPHQQEEEERDYHGGGDDEDDEENSNRVRSIEYILRRPTFVNRFSGKDPFLQGPAALKRGREAVDDGDVVEPAQQKGREMVELADEMRAFAQQLIGVENRRMEMMKETERCRMEMEKKRMSMILQSQQKIIDSINTAFGST; from the coding sequence ATGTCCACCCCACCCCCGCCCTCGCCCCCGGCCTCCCCCACGGCCTCAGTCTCCGCCTCGCTCACACCCTCCGCCAAGAAGCCCCAGCCTCTGCCGTGGACCCACGAGGAGACGGTGCAGCTGATCCGGGCCTACCAGGAGAAGTGGTACGCGCTGAGGAGGGGACAGCTGAAGTCGAGCCAGTGGGAGGAGGTGGCGGTGACCGTGGCGGCTCGGTGCGGCTACGAGTACGGCGAGCCGTCGAAATCCTCCACGCAGTGCCGCCACAAGATGGAGAAGCTCCGGCAGCGACACCGCGGCGTTAAGAAGCGCCTAGGCCAGCGGACCAAGTCCGGTTGGCCCTTCTTCGAGCTCATGGAGCAGATGGAGCGCGGGCCCATGCCCATCTCGGCCATGCCAATGGGGGAGATGCCAcatcagcaagaggaagaagagcGTGATTATCACGGCGGTGGCGATGACGAAGACGATGAGGAGAACTCCAACAGGGTCCGGAGCATTGAGTACATCCTGCGGAGGCCGACGTTTGTGAACAGATTTTCCGGAAAAGACCCGTTTTTGCAGGGACCGGCGGCGTTAAAGAGGGGGAGAGAGGCGGTGGACGACGGAGATGTGGTGGAGCCGGCGCAGCAAAAGGGGAGGGAGATGGTGGAATTAGCAGACGAGATGAGGGCATTCGCCCAGCAGTTGATCGGGGTTGAGAACAGGAGGATGGAGATGATGAAGGAAACGGAGAGGTGTAGAAtggagatggagaagaagaggaTGAGCATGATCCTGCAGTCACAGCAGAAGATTATTGACTCCATTAACACAGCTTTCGGCAGCACCTGA